One segment of Onychomys torridus chromosome 3, mOncTor1.1, whole genome shotgun sequence DNA contains the following:
- the Znf248 gene encoding zinc finger protein 248, with the protein MNKSQEHVSFKDVCVDFTKEEWYLLDPAQKVLYRDVILENYSNFVSVGYCVTKPDVIFKIEQGEDPWIPENRFQCHPERKWKVDELLERSQENEDEPFWPFMLTNKIIHVEGGGTTRKTSSLEMDPVSSRSFLLKICDSCEMNLKNISGVIISKKSYSRKKLNEFNVGEKSLPNNRHEKIPVGAKSYKYNEKPNGLSLCQDLTQPVSDQPFEYNEDGQGFSEEVALCVNQHSRLGETLYKHTDCGRTLVDGLKLSVSRKPHLHMESHECSICRKSFYVDLQFGHQRALLPRNSPCERNEYEKIFCDGSAHIVHQEAYPRKIAPEYKVSSKTWGKSGLFRHQIVQMGGKPYEYHENEKFFSKKSHPTQSRRAHLGEKTFECGECGKMFWEKSNLTQHQRTHTGEKPYECTECGKAFCQKPHLTNHQRTHTGEKPYECKQCGKTFCVKSNLTEHQRTHTGEKPYECNACRKSFCHRSALTVHQRTHTGEKPFICNECGKSFCVKSNLIVHQRTHTGEKPYKCNECGKMFCEKSALTKHQRTHTGEKPYECNVCGKTFSQRSVLTKHQRIHTRMKALSAS; encoded by the exons GAGCATGTGTCATTcaaggatgtgtgtgtggatTTCACCAAGGAAGAGTGGTATTTGCTGGATCCTGCTCAGAAAGTGCTTTACAGAGATGTGATCCTGGAGAACTATAGCAACTTTGTCTCAGTAG GGTATTGTGTGACTAAGCCAGATGTAATCTTCAAGATAGAGCAAGGAGAAGATCCCTGGATACCAGAAAACAGATTCCAATGCCACCCAG aaaggaaatggaaagtggATGAGCTATTAGAGAGAAGCCAGGAAAATGAAGATGAACCTTTTTGGCCGTTCATGCTCACCAACAAGATCATACATGTAGAAGGTGGGGGTACCACAAGAAAAACTTCCAGTCTAGAAATGGACCCTGTTTCTTCAAGAAGTTTTCTGCTCAAAATATGTGACTCGTGTGAAatgaatttaaagaatatttcagGTGTAATTATTAGTAAAAAGAGCTATTCCAGAAAAAAGCTGAATGAGTTTAATGTAGGTGAGAAATCACTCCCTAATAATAGGCATGAGAAAATTCCTGTAGGAGCAAAATCCTATAAATATAATGAGAAACCAAATGGCCTCAGCCTTTGCCAGGATCTCACTCAGCCGGTTTCTGATCAGCCTTTTGAGTATAATGAAGATGGACAAGGCTTCAGTGAGGAAGTGGCCCTTTGTGTGAATCAGCACTCTCGGCTAGGGGAGACGCTTTATAAACACACTGATTGTGGAAGAACTTTGGTTGATGGCCTGAAGCTAAGTGTGTCTCGGAAACCTCATTTGCACATGGAATCACATGAATGCAGTATTTGTAGAAAGTCCTTTTATGTGGATCTACAGTTTGGACATCAGAGAGCTCTTCTTCCGAGAAACAGTCCTTGTGAGCGTAATGAATATGAGAAAATCTTCTGTGATGGTTCAGCTCACATTGTTCATCAGGAAGCTTACCCGAGAAAGATTGCCCCAGAGTACAAAGTGAGTAGCAAAACTTGGGGAAAGTCAGGTCTCTTTAGACATCAGATAGTACAGATGGGGGGAAAACCCTATGAATACcatgaaaatgagaaatttttCAGCAAGAAATCACATCCCACCCAGTCTCGAAGAGCTCACTTGGGAGAAAAAACATTTGAATGTGGTGAGTGTGGTAAAATGTTTTGGGAGAAATCAAACCTTACCCAacaccagagaacacacacaggagagaaaccatatgaatgtactgaatgtgggaaagccttttgCCAAAAACCACACCTTACCAACCACCAGCGAACACATAcaggagaaaaaccctatgaatgcaagCAGTGTGGGAAAACATTCTGCGTCAAGTCAAACCTTACTGaacatcaaagaacacacacaggggagaagccctatgaatgcaATGCATGTAGGAAATCCTTCTGCCACAGGTCAGCCCTCACTGTCCATCAGAGGACACATACGGGGGAGAAACCATTTATATGCAATGAGTGTGGGAAGTCATTTTGTGTGAAGTCAAACTTGATTGTACATCAAAGAACCCACACAGgggagaaaccctacaaatgtaatgaatgtgggaaaATGTTCTGTGAAAAATCAGCTCTTACCAAACACCAGAGGACTCACACAGGGGAGAAGCCCTATGAGTGTAATGTGTGTGGAAAGACCTTCAGTCAGAGGTCAGTGCTCACCAAGCATCAGAGAATTCACACGAGGATGAAGGCTCTTTCAGCATCCTAA